One window of the Triticum dicoccoides isolate Atlit2015 ecotype Zavitan chromosome 3B, WEW_v2.0, whole genome shotgun sequence genome contains the following:
- the LOC119277684 gene encoding uncharacterized protein LOC119277684 yields the protein MVRLQHRSAERHLEGVAAKLAEMVKKGAKKAGKGRNVAVEGAEVRRLGKWYGDAMEVMLEHARMEERVLFPDIQRASFPGVCDKVQEQHGKHLPMMNGIKEDIKTLLTLELGSALFYEVLVNLSVRLKALQDHTKEHFKEEEKDMLPRLESVRRMQREEGNVPDKSNSGWASEAMGTMEMTHSKLFPFFMTGLMPQEAVQYLDLVCRCTKNTRHLVSMLRSLAERLEDANPSIIHNNPTRLYEHLLVKSP from the exons ATGGTGCGGCTGCAGCACCGCAGCGCCGAGCGGCACCTGGAGGGCGTGGCCGCCAAGCTGGCGGAGATGGTGAAGAAGGGGGCGAAGAAGGCCGGCAAGGGGCGGAACGTGGCGGTGGAGGGCGCCGAGGTGCGGAGGCTGGGGAAGTGGTACGGCGACGCCATGGAGGTGATGCTGGAGCACGCCAGGATGGAGGAGCGGGTGCTGTTCCCCGACATCCAGAGGGCTTCGTTCCCAG GGGTGTGCGATAAGGTTCAGGAGCAGCACGGGAAGCACCTGCCCATGATGAACGGAATCAAGGAGGATATAAAAACGCTTCTGACGCTGGAGCTGGGCAGCGCCCTCTTCTATGAAGTGCTGGTCAACCTCTCCGTCCGCCTCAAAGCGTTGCAG GATCACACAAAAGAGCACTTCAAGGAGGAAGAGAAGGATATGCTCCCACGACTGGAATCAGTACGGCGGATGCAGCGCGAGGAGGGGAATGTTCCTGACAAGTCCAACTCCGGATGGGCATCGGAGGCCATGGGCACAATGGAGATGACGCACTCAAAGCTCTTCCCCTTCTTCATGACCGGGCTCATGCCCCAGGAGGCCGTGCAGTACCTCGACCTGGTGTGCAGGTGCACCAAGAACACCCGGCATCTGGTCTCCATGCTCAGATCGCTCGCGGAGCGCCTGGAGGACGCAAACCCGTCGATAATCCACAACAACCCCACACGACTATATGAGCACCTACTTGTAAAATCCCCATAA
- the LOC119281772 gene encoding SKP1-like protein 1, which yields MAAMGDTSKIKMIMLKTSDGDEFEVEEAVAMESLTIRHMIENECTDNETTIPNVDSKILSKVIEYCYKHVHAKPCATVGGATCAVASDTTAHATLPEDLKNWDAEFLKVNPTVLYDIILAACHLNLEGLVDLISQTMTDMIKGKTTEEIRKMFNLKNDFMLEE from the exons ATGGCGGCCATGGGAGACACCAGCAAGATCAAGATGATCATGCTAAAGACCTCAGATGGCGATGAGTTTGAGGTCGAGGAGGCGGTCGCCATGGAGTCGCTGACCATCCGCCACATGATCGAGAATGAGTGCACCGACAACGAAACCACAATCCCCAATGTTGATTCCAAGATCCTCTCCAAGGTCATCGAGTACTGCTACAAGCACGTCCACGCCAAGCCATGCGCTACCGTCGGTGGAGCCACCTGTGCCGTTGCGTCTGATACCACGGCTCACGCCACCCTACCCGAGGACCTCAAGAACTGGGACGCAGAGTTCCTCAAGGTCAACCCGACCGTCCTCTACGACATCATCCTG GCTGCATGCCATCTTAACCTCGAGGGACTGGTGGACCTAATATCCCAGACTATGACTGACATGATCAAGGGAAAAACTACGGAGGAGATCCGCAAGATGTTCAACCTGAAGAATGACTTCATGCTCGAGGAGTAG